Part of the Periophthalmus magnuspinnatus isolate fPerMag1 chromosome 23, fPerMag1.2.pri, whole genome shotgun sequence genome, CGTCTGGCAGTAAAATATCATCACtctaaaatcttaaaatcacaGATATCCATTTGCGTAAACTTGTTCAACAGAATGATGTATGCAATATCCCTCACTTCTTCTTTGTGCGGcgctttctttttttctgactGGCAGCTTGAACTGGAAGACAGTAGATGTGCATGGGGAACTTTCGAAAGTAGCTGCTGACCCATGGCCtgcacataaaacaaaatacatacagCGGATTAGTGTTTCAAATCACAAAGATAATCTGACACATTCGTAGCATGTGGTTTTTTCATGTACTGTACTTTGCCACTCTTTGGTTTAGGCTGAGATAGCTGAGGCCTTGCCACAGCAGCTGGTTCTCCTGTTGACGAAGAAACTCATCCTCCTGCTCTCGCTCCATGTCCAGACGTAGAGATTCACGCAGCTCTGCCTCAATGGCACCTAACTGGAGAAAACACTTTGAGTTATAGTGAcaactatctatctatctatctatctatctatctatctatctatctatctatctatctatctatctgtccgtCCGTCTGCCCGCCCGTccacctacctacctacctacgtacctatctatttatctatctacctacctgtctatctctatctctcgctctctctctttctggaTGTAGTGGTTTTTAGGGTTGTAATATAAGAGAATATAAgtaaaatgaatgtatttttccTAAATATAAATGCCAAATGTGATGTGAACAGTTACCTCCTCCAGCAGACTCATGTTTTCCTCCAGTTTACTTTGCTGTTCATACAAGGCCAGAGTTGCAGGATCAGACAGACGCCTCTTTGCCTCTGCATTGACCTCATTTGCACCTGTTTGGCCTGAGCCAGgtgcctgctgctgctgtggggtTATGGGAGGCAGAAAACATGTgctggagacagagaggaagaggccaTTTCATTTATTGTGTTGGGAAATGCaaccacacagagacacaatcAGGCCTCATCTGAGTTCAGGTTCGCTTTCAGTGTCTGATCACAGTTAAGTATCTCGCTGTTAAAGCCATAGACAGTGATACTACATGCAGACACAGTGTTATCTGATGAATCTTGACCCAATTTCTTACATAATGCTGAGTCAGTGATGGATAGGTTAcgttgtttcatgtgaataaatATGTTCTCATATCAAATTATTATCATAAGGAATGGTATGGCTAATGGTGTCTCATTAGTCAGAAGGACATTAATTACAATATAAATATGCATAAAACACTGGGTTGACCTAAGTAAAATACAAGCAGAAATGACATGTTGACCTCATGAAAACACAACCTGCTGCAGTTACCTTGGCTCTCTGCTGTCAGCCTCCTCCTGAATTTGAGAGAGGTGGCGAGGGCCCATTCGTCCCGGCAGTACCTGAACACAGTGTCAGATACAGTATCACTTAATTACATGTGCTCATGGACAGGTGGACGATGCTTCCCCTGAGGACAGTTTCCGTGGTGACAGGGACATCTGTCTTACTGTCAGTCTGACAGATGACGCTCTCACACTGAGAGACACAAAAACTCCAcgaaatgaaaaagaaacatgttttaCTATAAGATaagtttaaatacaataaatacaaattaggAAAATTACATTgttcttatttaaatgtttcaatagaaatgaaatattaacaacaaaGTATTCTCttggaaaaataataacattagtAAATTCATTAATTGCACTAAACATGTAACAGAACTGTATACTCACGATGtccatttttgtgtttcttctgCCAGTTTCTTCCCGGTGTGCTGATCCTTCGTCTGCAGCAGCAGTTTGAGTAAGACACCTAATTAGTTTGCAAAGTTTTCAGTTGCACCTCCTCTTCCTGAATTAGATATTGGTTTAAGTTTCTCACAGGCCAGTTTGTCCCAGAAAATGTGACCTCTTCCAATGCACTGGTTAGCTACAAGAGAATGCTTTTAAACAGCAgagttgatttttattttaaaaaggtcAACATGTGAGGCCATTTGTacaaaagttgtgaaaacaacaaacattttatttgactatatattattattattagacagACAACAAACAATGACATAATTTTTTAAGAAATTGTCAATAATACTATTATGAAACAAGTAACTAGAGCAAACAACTGCCACATTTCTACTACATACACACCATTATTTGTTAATTGGATGCACTAATATTGATTATAATAAACTGTACAACTGACAAGGCTTTGATTTGAATATTCAGTAAAGAGAAAAACGcaaatattttacacattattaaacataaatatgtCTATTTTGATTGACAGAATATTTTAGTCAGTGCAACGTCTGTAGAAGTGGAAATGGTAGTCAGTAAACAGCACTCCGGCATAATGATGGTCAGTACTGCAGTTCGCTTGGCCctgaaaaacaaagcaaaacagattaaaaaactttttttaaaggtacatgATTACATggaaatatatagtaaaaatctcactctgaaacattctccatggagatagatacgttttattctatactgtggaatagtaTTAACCTGGCTCAcaccagactgatatgtgtaACACTCTGAAATGAGTTCTTCACATCAGTCTGGaatggctctcgctgaaagtgATCGGGAAAAGACAAAATgtcttgcctgggatccagaatacacactttttcaatactttacgaagatatgagtctggtctcCTCGTTTTCAAATGTGCGTGATTATCAGGtgcattaaccaatcagagacatgcacAGGCCGTCCGAATtggaacaaaataaaagaataaaatatcacagggggctgaaaaacatcacaaatttctgcagaataaatgagtgaagcactaaactccgTTAATCTGAGGttaaattaatttgattttaattgtaaatcatacatgaccaatgagctcctttgtttcacatgggtcacaaaaaaactcaaatctgaTTGTATGATCATGTTTGACCAAGCTTGAGAGCCAACAAAGGGCATAGgggccagactgatatcaatctgtataaataatacagagcaattttattttggatttgccaggcaccAAAGTGTCATGACTAATagttgaatctgattggtcaaaacgCCACAACAGTGAAACAAGCCAAAAAGATCTAACTTTTATTACATCCAGTTAAgataaaagcacagacatcttccctgcacaaagtgcacatttttcacaaacaaaataatgtattttctctaaaacaggctgaagtacgtctgtCAGCGacctcatgtttgttttgtttgcttggGCCTTTAGTTTCCACATAAatctcaatgctgctctgtcaTTGCAGCAGGAGTATCTCAAGATGAGTGGAACTCAAACTGTAATCAGCTAGCGCCCCCTAGTAGTCCAAGAGAAAATTATagcctaaaataaaatacaattttctttAGTGTTCCTCAAAATTTTCACTTTATTGTTAAAGTGAAAAttagattaaattaaattgaGTAGATTTTCAATTAAACCACAAACACATGTATTATAAAACTCAAAGCCCTCAGCAGCACGTCATTCATAAAGTCACTGCACATTTTACAAAAGTGGCTCATCCAGTTGTGTGTAGGTCAAATACAATTTGCATTTGACTTACACAGAGaagaacacatttaataaataaagacaTGAGCACCTTCAGCACTTTCTTAATGATATATCCCTGATGCTTTATAAACTGGAAAATTAGTTCTTAATAATGGGggatataaatattaaatgacTGAGGAAAAAGTCCAAACCGGGAAAAGAGACCTATGCAATGGCCTGAATCGTACACAACtaattattgttgtttattcaaataaatgctccattttgaagtcttatcaatcAGGTTTTAGAAAAGAGCATAGTACTGTCACCACAACCATAAAAGGGctgtgtcattttcacagcccttgataAGAAACAAGATTGTGCAGCTCAGTTTACTGATTTAACTACAGATTTTGATTCATAGAGATCATAAAATCCTACATTTATTGGAAGAAtcaccacctataaatatcttgggttttggcttagcaaaaactttttctttaaaaaacatatctctgaattatgtaacagtttaaaatcaaattgaTAATTTTTATGACAGAAACAAATCATGTATCCCagtgaattacagaaaagaaattgttcaagcagcctttctttctgtactatgGAGATATAATCTACATGCAGACTGCAGCCTCttctttgaaacctttagatacactTTTTCAcgcagcccttcgtttcataacaggtggtgaatttaaaacccatcactgtgcaCTCTGAAAAAGTAGGCCGGCAATTGCTATCTGCCAGAAgagaaaaacactgtataaaattcATTTATGAGAGACTGCCTGAATATTctacttgcttgttgaactttgacatgggaacttttaaaacaagatgtttttacaaagttttttttttttcatttcaatagCAGTGCTGTATAGTCATTTTTCTTTTGGTCTTATTAATGAATAAACCCAATCTTCATGTGTCCTTTTTTGTATTAGAAAAAAAAggacacatgaaaaaaaaagtttgagaaaCATTGCTCAGGATGGATTGTGAGTTTAGTCAAATCACAAATATCTTGAGAATCCATCTTCCTGCACAAGGttagaatattatagccaaaagaacaaaatctcaatggaaataagcaggaggaggcccttttagtgtattttaaatttaaatattaatcaGCATAAACATTTTGACAGTGTTATTGACTTGTATATTGTTGTGTGCACAGTCTTTCACTCTAAAGGCTAACATAAAATCTTACCGCAACAGATGATCGGAAGTGATATGAGCTGTGATACAGACGAGCGACATGAAGAGGCCATTCATGCACTCcctgaaacataaaaaaaatcaacctgGTTAGTGGTTAAGACAAATGACCTGCACTCATTAAAATGTGATGAGATAAGAACAAACACTGGTCTTAAGCGTAAGGAAAtatcatttaaatatgtttgcgGAGTTCCCCCCTACTGTGCTGTGCCTAAGGTCATGGATTTGAATGTGGCTGAGATTAGGATGTTTGGTAACCAGATGTTGCCACTCTGATGAAAGGGAACTCCAGTCTGTTATTCATAATTCACTACAAAACATCATGCATTATTAATCCCCATAGTAACTGAAGTCATAGACAAACAAGTATTATTGATGAAACATCTTGAAGGGGAAATAAAatcaagaagaaaaacacaaaacataaaaacatacatgacAAGGAAACAATTACTGTCTTATTTTAAGGTCTAGAAAGTTACAATTGAGAAGTTAATTTATTCTCTCTTCAGTATGGCTCCTATGTCCCATCACCTCTGTCTGTGACCACCatgaaaagttaaaaacatgagcTCGACAAGGAAAATCAATGAAAATTCTAGCAACGTTataaatctaaattatcatgTTTGGTTAAAAATAGTTATTAAGTGCTTTGTTACCTGTGTATTTGAAGGATATTGGCTCCCAGTCACAGTGTTTATATCCAGTCGGGATGTACAGGGTGCTGACtcatcaaaataacaaagatgAACCACTAGAAGCTCTGTAGAACTACATAAAATAAGAATAGATAagatttaaatgtacttaaatgtaTTGGTCTCCACTTGACTCAAAGTGGCCTATTTTGAGTGGACTTACTTCATGAGCAGAGTGATCCTCATGTTACCAGGCACAAACTGGCTGATGGGAACTCTATAGACAAACCTGCTCGGCCTGAAGCAGGTGCATTTCATTAGAGGAACGACAGTGATAGTGATATCAATAACTCATAAAGGgcaattaattcattttaaatgacTTACCCACATTCATCTCTAAGACAATATTTACTGTCAATAATCTGTTGATTTTCCTTGATCATGAAGTGTTGAATGGTTGTATTTGTccctaaacaaacaaataaacaaacaaataaacaaacaaacaaatacataaatagataaataaatggtttTAGTCACTCACAGTCTCTGGCACTTTTCAGTTGAttataaaaatattgtattCTCATTTCtgcaattcaaaataaatgattgcATATTTGCAAGTAGAGCCCACTATACAAAACATCTGATATAAACAATTGGTTTACTTGTTTGATTGTGCTTTTCTTCCCATCCGTCATGAAGGGTGATAGTGAAGCCAGCGCTGCCCCCTTGGTGTGAGGGGCAACAGTACACCTGGTCACAGTACAGGATGTCACAGAAGTCCACCTCTGGCGGCCAAGACCCAGGGGAACTCGTTGGTTGTGCTACAACGGCCATAAGATAATTATTAGATATTTAGATTTACTTCAAATATTGTTTTGATAGCCTACCAAAGTACAAAAATGATGGAGAATCACAAAAGTGATTGTACCTGTGCTTGTCCAGGCAGTACTTGTTGGAGGGATTAAGCTTGAATTACtgaaacagataaataaaatcCAGGGtcagaaacattttaaaatacgtttattacaaatgttaatatttctcTATCTCTGTTTTACCTGTGACCGTGGGTGGTGTCTGTATCCTCCTCCAAAGTGACCAGGTACAGAGCGGTGATAGAGATCATactgacaaataaatacaatcatCATAGGATTTAACTTTCAGATGcaggaaatttaaaaaaagatatcaAAGTTTTACCAAAAAGCCAGAGTAGCCAGAAGTGTGAAGACGCTGGCCTGAAAGACTCTGTGCTGTAAACAGTGGTTATACTTGTGGGACTTgccatttttctttgttttttgtgtttcagatggcACATTAGTCGGTGTTGTAGAAACACTGCTATTTTTTCTATGAAAAGAGAAAATTTCAGTTACAACTGAATCTTCAATTTCCTTGAACTGTGTCTGGCCTTGAACTCTTACTGCATTTTGATAACACAGAGTAACCTCAGTTATGCAATAggcattacatacattttaatttgtttcatttttactgtttaGCTGTTGATCAGATTAGTTTGATTCCTTCTGTGTTTTAACTTATGCTATAGAGATATTACTGGGTGAGCATAGCACACAGTTGTATGGATGTTTGCACAAATAGATACAAACGTGTGACACCTGTGTGAGCGGAGGCTGCCCGTGAGACTCTTGAGTTTGGCCAGTCGCTGGTTCCAAATCTCCAGGTCTTGAATCCTTGTCTCCAGGTTGTTAGTGAGCTTTGACAGCTGCTGTACTGCACCAATATTTTCTATAAAAATCTGCTCCTACATAAAATAGAAGAAAACATCTTAATCTCCTTATTCTATTCAAACAAGTTCATTGAAATGTGGTGTGAGTGTGGGCTTACCTTGTCCACCATAAGAAAATTGTCTATTTTTTCTCCATCAGAGCAAGTGACATCTCCTACTTCTCTGACTGCAGACGGCAGGAGCTCCTTTACCTCTTGAGCTATTACACCTGAGAGTAAAGAGAAGCCTTAGCCTCAACTAAAGACTTTTCTACACATTTggttaaagacatttttattcttaaatggTCTTGGTTTGGTGTAGTCACACCCTAGTCCCAGGTTTTTTGTGGTGTATCCAAGTGTGAACCCTAAAATACACCAACGTTTGGTACCTGTTTGGTGAGGTTGATCTATTCCCATTGTTGCGGCGAACTCTGGTTTATAATCAAACTCCACTATCCTCATTTGAGTGATTCGTTTCAGTTGTTGTTCGGAGTTGACCTACAGACACGTATACGGTTTATGAAATATAATCACTGTGGTGGTCATGTTATTGTGTaactaaatgtacagtatttttctTCTGCACTTTTCATTTCTTGTAATCAGAAACTGATAACTATTTAGCCTGGTTGAGTTCAACTTTGTCTCTGTGagtaatgtttttgtatgttttcccATAAATAATGACTGAACTAAATTAATGAAATGGACTGTAAAAAGTTTTAAGTGAATTCATATTTAAGTTATATTTAAACGTGTGTCGTTGACCCACCTCCTGTACGTTGTGCTTAGCACGCTGATCTGATGGTTGCAGGATTGTGCCCATCACTTTGGCATTTCCACATACAACCAATGCTTCATCAGGAGAGTCTGTGTTAATGCCGACACGTCCATGACATACCACAGAGTCCTGTACTACCCCTCGCTGCCACATGGAGTCTCCCTCCGTCTCAAACTGACCTGGGTTAGACGCCTGTGCACAGACAATTCAATGTCTCACATGTTTGGAAGGTTTTAAGATGAATAAATTGATGAAAAAAATAGAGGCTGAGATTAGCCTACTTACTCTGACAATGATTTTTTCTGACACCAGTGCAGCCAGTAATAATATCTCTTCTTTCACAGCAGCATACAAACCGACAACCATCTGGAAATATCTGCAAAAATTTACTGAATAAACAACTCTGAAGGATCTAACTTCTCTTTCTCAATGTTAACTAtacttaatgttttgttttttgttttttttactgaccTCTGGTCTGGGTTTGGTTTGCCTTTTTTTCTTATGTTATTGGCAGTTGTCTCACTAAAGTGTAGTCGACCAAGAGTCACCTTGGTCATTTTTCTGCTTGGTAGACTGACTCTGGAAGAAAACAGTCAAGCATGTAAATCTTTaggattttaaacattttatggtAAAGACTGAAatggttatttatttaatatagtATATAGTTTTTATTATGGAAACATATGGAAACAGGCACAAATCTGGTATAATTCTTTGCAATTCAATATTTTCCTCACCTGACGGGATGAAAAGGCTTTTTGCTCCGATCCGGTTGTGACTGCTCAATCAGCACATGGTGACTGGGGTCTTCCAACTGTAAGAGTATCAAAGTTATTTCCTGACAATGCTTTTGCTCAGTAAATCACATGCTCCTCTCATACTTTGACTCCAAAAACTTTAATTTCAAAGTGGTTGACTTCCTGTGACCCACTGGTCGTCATGACATAATGGGGGTCTCCTGTGATCCCAATGTGGACTGTGACCTGGAAGTGGTTCTTCTTCTGACAGACAAAAACGTCATCTGCTGTTGAGTAGGTGAAGCCTTTATCTGCATCAACATGGTAGACCAGAGGTGATCTAAAACATAAATGACACTTAATACACAgctcattttaatattaattgttttttttgtttgtctttgtaCTAACAGAGGCTGGTAGTTGCTGTCTAacaaagtgctccactgtcctGGATTGTACTGGTCCCATGTTAATGAGCTGCATGACCCACTGCCAGTGATGCTGCTGCTCGTGCTGGCGTTCCCACTGATGTTAACGTCATATGGTGCTTTAGGTCCCAGTGTGTCTTCACAGTCTGATCTCTTCCTTTTTCTACTCTCTTGAGAACTGAGGAGAAAAAATACTTAACATTTATTGCAATGTTAATAGTAAATGTGacgataaaatatatattatgatAGCAAAGGTGGCAAGCTCACCTGCTGTGGGAGATGGAGGTAGATGCTTGAGAGCAAGATGAAGTGGACAGGCAGGGTTCCTGCTCAGGGAATGGTGTACAGTATTGGGAACAGAGAGGTGGTGATGGGGGGGTAAGAGGGGTGTATCCTTGCAAGCTGCTTCTAGGGGGCAAAGAGTGCATCTGTCTGGGAGACTGGTGTATGTGGGGTTTTaaggcaggaggagcaggaggggtcCCAGGTTTGATGTTAATGTTTGTTAGACCCATGGTTCGTAGCTGTTCATGGGTCAGTAGTTCAGATGACGAGACAGAGTTACTCTTAAACCGACACGATGAAGACACATGCCCAGACTCACACATCTGCGGGTTTGACCAAAGTGAATGCTTGTAGATACATTCTGCAGACGAAGAGTAAACTTATTATACTATATATCACAACATAATATGAGTAAGATTTACATAGTGGCATAATGAATAATACCAGGCATTTGTGCAGGAGAAAAGGCCTCTGACCCTGAGTCAGGAGGAGATTCTGGAAGAATGCTGAAAACCAGGAAGAGAACTAAGTTATAGACAATGTACTGACAAATATATGACCAGAATAAAATTGTGTCTTACAAGTTGTTGGGGCACATATCAGCACTGAGGTACTGTTCAAGGATGCTCGTATCTACAGAAACAGAACTGTCCAATACTCCACTTACGTCTTCACCTGTATGTACATACAAAAATACCAGTCCGCCATTAATTACCTTGATCATCAATGAGATAACAGCCTGATAAATGTGTGTGACCTGTTAACCCAGTAGCTTTAGATAAGTGTCTATTTTAGGAAGCAGGGTTTGTAGCATAATGTGTATTACAGGTGAGAATAGACTGAAAATGCATCTCACCACTGAAGAACTGGTGAAGTGCCTCATTCTCGCCCACAACATCTTGCTTGGGTACTCCGGGCTCCATGCTACCCAAATGAGGGCTCTGCTCTTGGGGATGAAACATGGTCGAATGAACCCCCTGTGTAACATAGGGCCAACACacttcaaatataaatatactcgTAAATTGTTATTATGTAGCCTCCATAATTTAATAATTACAAATGGACATTTAGCTAATAAACATCAACTAACACAATTTCACAAAAGgcatataat contains:
- the LOC117391727 gene encoding myelin regulatory factor-like protein isoform X2, which produces MEPGVPKQDVVGENEALHQFFSGEDVSGVLDSSVSVDTSILEQYLSADMCPNNFILPESPPDSGSEAFSPAQMPECIYKHSLWSNPQMCESGHVSSSCRFKSNSVSSSELLTHEQLRTMGLTNINIKPGTPPAPPALKPHIHQSPRQMHSLPPRSSLQGYTPLTPPSPPLCSQYCTPFPEQEPCLSTSSCSQASTSISHSSSQESRKRKRSDCEDTLGPKAPYDVNISGNASTSSSITGSGSCSSLTWDQYNPGQWSTLLDSNYQPLSPLVYHVDADKGFTYSTADDVFVCQKKNHFQVTVHIGITGDPHYVMTTSGSQEVNHFEIKVFGVKLEDPSHHVLIEQSQPDRSKKPFHPVRVSLPSRKMTKVTLGRLHFSETTANNIRKKGKPNPDQRYFQMVVGLYAAVKEEILLLAALVSEKIIVRASNPGQFETEGDSMWQRGVVQDSVVCHGRVGINTDSPDEALVVCGNAKVMGTILQPSDQRAKHNVQEVNSEQQLKRITQMRIVEFDYKPEFAATMGIDQPHQTGVIAQEVKELLPSAVREVGDVTCSDGEKIDNFLMVDKEQIFIENIGAVQQLSKLTNNLETRIQDLEIWNQRLAKLKSLTGSLRSHRKNSSVSTTPTNVPSETQKTKKNGKSHKYNHCLQHRVFQASVFTLLATLAFCMISITALYLVTLEEDTDTTHGHSNSSLIPPTSTAWTSTAQPTSSPGSWPPEVDFCDILYCDQVYCCPSHQGGSAGFTITLHDGWEEKHNQTKMRIQYFYNQLKSARDWTNTTIQHFMIKENQQIIDSKYCLRDECGPSRFVYRVPISQFVPGNMRITLLMNSTELLVVHLCYFDESAPCTSRLDINTVTGSQYPSNTQGVHEWPLHVARLYHSSYHFRSSVAGQANCSTDHHYAGVLFTDYHFHFYRRCTD
- the LOC117391727 gene encoding myelin regulatory factor-like protein isoform X1 → MFHPQEQSPHLGSMEPGVPKQDVVGENEALHQFFSGEDVSGVLDSSVSVDTSILEQYLSADMCPNNFILPESPPDSGSEAFSPAQMPECIYKHSLWSNPQMCESGHVSSSCRFKSNSVSSSELLTHEQLRTMGLTNINIKPGTPPAPPALKPHIHQSPRQMHSLPPRSSLQGYTPLTPPSPPLCSQYCTPFPEQEPCLSTSSCSQASTSISHSSSQESRKRKRSDCEDTLGPKAPYDVNISGNASTSSSITGSGSCSSLTWDQYNPGQWSTLLDSNYQPLSPLVYHVDADKGFTYSTADDVFVCQKKNHFQVTVHIGITGDPHYVMTTSGSQEVNHFEIKVFGVKLEDPSHHVLIEQSQPDRSKKPFHPVRVSLPSRKMTKVTLGRLHFSETTANNIRKKGKPNPDQRYFQMVVGLYAAVKEEILLLAALVSEKIIVRASNPGQFETEGDSMWQRGVVQDSVVCHGRVGINTDSPDEALVVCGNAKVMGTILQPSDQRAKHNVQEVNSEQQLKRITQMRIVEFDYKPEFAATMGIDQPHQTGVIAQEVKELLPSAVREVGDVTCSDGEKIDNFLMVDKEQIFIENIGAVQQLSKLTNNLETRIQDLEIWNQRLAKLKSLTGSLRSHRKNSSVSTTPTNVPSETQKTKKNGKSHKYNHCLQHRVFQASVFTLLATLAFCMISITALYLVTLEEDTDTTHGHSNSSLIPPTSTAWTSTAQPTSSPGSWPPEVDFCDILYCDQVYCCPSHQGGSAGFTITLHDGWEEKHNQTKMRIQYFYNQLKSARDWTNTTIQHFMIKENQQIIDSKYCLRDECGPSRFVYRVPISQFVPGNMRITLLMNSTELLVVHLCYFDESAPCTSRLDINTVTGSQYPSNTQGVHEWPLHVARLYHSSYHFRSSVAGQANCSTDHHYAGVLFTDYHFHFYRRCTD